The stretch of DNA GTGACGGCGGCGGTGGCGGGAGCCGGGCCGCGGACGCCGTCCGGCGTGACGGTGAGGGTGCCAGGCCGAGGAAGGCTTCGTGGATGTCGTCGCGGATCTCCCAGCGGATACGCAGGCGGCGGAACCAGTGCAGATGGGCAAAGGCTCGCTCGACAACCCAACGTTGAGTGCCCAGTCCAGAGCCGTGCTTCGTGCCGCGTCTGGCGATCACTGGCTTCACGCCGAGGGCACGGACGAGGCGTCGGTACTTGTCGTGGCCGTAGCCACGGTCACCGAGCACCACGTCGGGCCGGTGCCGGGGCCGCCCTCGCTCGCCTCGCACCGGCGGAACCCCGTCAAGCAGCGGGATGAGCTGGGTGACATCGCTACGGTTGCCGCCGGTCAGCGTGACCGCGAGCGGGATACCGGTGGCATCAGTGATCAAATGATGCTTACTGCCTGCCCTGCCCCGGTCCACAGGGCTTCGTCCCGCTTTGGAGCCCCCTTTAACGCCCGGATGCGGGAGCCGTCGACCGCCACCCGGGGGAAGTCCGGCGCACCCGCACTGCGGAGCCTGGCCAGCAGGACCGCGTGGAGCCGGGGGCCACACACCGGCCTCGCTCCATTCGGCCAGGCGACGCCAGCACGTCATCCCGGAGCCGAAGCCGAGCTCCTGCAGCAGCGGCTCGACCACCGCTCACGGGCGTTCGTCCCAGTGGCGAGTCGCCCATGCCTGCCGGATCAGACTACGCACAGTGATGATTATGTCGGCGCGGTCGGAGAATGCCTCGATGACGGCGGCGTGCCGCTCGTAGCGGCGAGCGAGAAGACTGCTCCGGCAACCAGGATTACGAGGTGTGCTCGTAATCCTGAAGAAGAGAATCCTCGGTGGACGATGTCCGCAGCTGATCCGGCAGATGCTCAAGGCCGAGTATGCGGAGGACCGGCGGGCGAACGCCACGCTCAGCGGTGCACCACAGGGAGGCCTGGCCTCTATCTGGCCCACCGCGCTCACTGCTTCCTGACGGACCGCCCTCCCGCCCTGCCCGTCCTCAGTTGACCTCCCGCACTCTCGCAGCAGTCCGCTCGGCGAGCTCGCGGATGCCGTTCGCGGCGTTCTCCGAGAGCTCGCCGAGTATGGCGTCGGCGGCCGTGAGGAGGACACGAGCTTCCTCGGGGCGGCCCGCGGCGGCCAAGGCGAGGGTGAGCCGGTAATGCTCCTCGGCGATGAAGCGGCCGAGGTTGACCTGCTGCCAGCAGCGCAGTGAGCCGTCGCCCGGGGCGGCCAGGGCGTCACGCACGGCGGCCAGGCTGTCCGCCGCCTGCGACAACCGGCCCGCCTCCCGCTCCAGGCGGGCCAAGGTGCGCCGAGCCGAGGCCTGGTCCCATGCCGTCTCCTGGAGGGCTGCGTACAGGTGCTGGGCACGCAGCGCCTGGGGAAGATCGCCGAGCTCCTCGAAGTCCCGGGCGAGCCCGCTCAGCGGAGCCGTCGTCAGGGTGCGGGGCGCCTCGGGGCGGCGGAGTCTGCTCTGGTCCAGGAAGATGTCGTCGAGTTCGCGGATCAGCGCCACCCGCGCGAGGTCCGTCATCCCCTGATCCCGCGCCAGGTCGGTCCATGTGGAGACCGGCTCGCCCATCGGGTCCGTCCCGAACATCGACTCGTCGAGCGCCCGCGCCCACTGTTTCAAGTCGTCCGCGCTCGCACCCGGTTCCGGTATACCGCCCAGGCCGCACGCCGTATCGAAGTCCGTCTCCCGGACCTCAAGCAGCAGCGGCAGATCTGCGGTGTCCCCGCGCAGCCCCACCAGCACGGCCGCGAGCCGCAGTTCGTCCGTCATCGATGACCGTGTCTCGTGCCGCAGCAGATGCCGAAGCAGCTCCAGATCTCCCTCAGCGCGGTCGAACTGCGCGGCCCGCAGGGTGATCCGGCGCCGCACCGGGTCCTCGGCGACTTCACGCCATGCCGTGCGGTCGCCCTCCCGCAGCCGGGCGAGATCGGCGCGGCCCGCCGCGAGCACTGGCTCCCACAGCGGGGGACCGGCCGGGCCTATCCGGTCGTACGCGCACCCCTCATCCGCGTTGAGCAGTACGAATTCAGGCTCGGTGCGCAGCAGCGCGGCACGCAGCCTGCCCACCAGCTCGACCGGGGAGCGTTTCGGGAAGCCCAGCGCCGCACGGAGCTCGGCACGCTCCTCGTCGATTCCGTAGTACTCACGGATCTCGTCCTCGGTCTCCGCGACGCACGCCAGGATCTTCTCCTCACCGTCGTCTGGCGACAGACGTGTGTAGCCGCGCCAGCCGGGCAAGCCGATCACGAGCTCCAGGGCCTCGTCGACGCTCGAGCCGATGATCCCCGCAGCACCCTCGGAGTCGGCGTAGAGCACCGAGCCGTCCGCGCACACGAAGTACGTACCGCCGGTATCGTCCCCGGCTACCGTCTCCAGCGACCCGCCCGAGGCGAGGCGGACCTCCTCGACATGGCCGTGGGCGGCACGGTCCAGGTCGAAGTCGAAGGGGAAGGCGGCCAGTTCGGCCAGGCGGCGGTCCTGCCGCAGCAGCCATAGCGCGTGATCGGTCATGTCACAGAACGTAACACCGTCCACCGACAGTGATAGTCGTAACCGGGTCTCCGGTGGTTGTGGCTCTGCCACTGACTGATGCCCTGCTGGGCTGTCCTCCGGTTGTTCTGTCCAGCTGCCGGGCCCCGCTTTTCAACGGCCCTGGCCGGGTGGAGCATGACCTCACAGCGGCGGTCGCCTTCGTCACCGCCCACGGCACCGTGGCCGCGATCGGGGTGGAAGGCACCTCCTCCTACGGCTCGGGCTTCACCCGCACCGCCCGCCAAGCCGGACTGGCGGTGGTCGAGGTAGACCGACCGGACTGGGCCGAACGCCGTCGGGGCGGCAAGTCCGACCCCATCGACGCCTACGCCGCCGCCCGGGCCGCCCTTTCCGGCCGGGCCTCCAGCGCCCAAGGACGACACGATCACCGGCATCCGGGCCCTCGGCGCCCCCGAGGACATCCGCGCGAAGCACAGCACTCTGCGGGGCGACAAACGCACTGAGGCCCTCGCCCGCCTGGGCCCCGCCCGCAATGGCGTCCGCATCGCGGTGCTGACCGCGCTCAAGACCCTCGCCAAACGCGTCCAGGCCCTCACCGCCGCACCGCCGCCCTTGACTCCCTGGTCACAGAGCTCAACCCCGGCCTGCGCGCCGCCTACGGCGTCGGCCTCGACTCCGCCGCCCAGCTGCTGATCACCGCGGGCGGTAACCCCGACAGGCTTAGAACCGAGGCGTCCTTCGCGGCCCTGTGCGGCGTCGCCCCCGTCCCCGCCTCCAGCGGCAGGACCAACCCGCCACCGCCTGTCCCGCGGCGGCGACCGCGCCGCCAACGCCGCCCTCTACCGGATAGCCCTGTGCCGGATGTCCAGCGACCCGCGCACCCGCGACTACGTCGCCCGCCAGACCGCGGCCGGCCGAACGAAGAAGGAGATCATCCGCCTCCTCAAGCGCGCCCTCGTCCGGGAGATCTTCCGCTGCCCCACCACGACCGTCGCGGTCCCCGAGACCGCCGACCTCCGCCCGGCACGCCAGGCCAAGAACATCCCCCTCGCCGCCGTCGCCCACCACTTCGGCGTCTGGCCCGCCGTCATCTCCACATCGAACGCGGCACCCGCCGCGACGACTTCCTCGCAGCCGCCTACTGCGACTGGCTCACCGCCGATCAACGACCGGCCTCGACATAACCGGGATGCCTCACCGGCGGAGATTGAGGAACACTCTGCGGGTGATCGTGATGCAGCCCGTCCTCGAGATTTACGCCCCTGACGACTTCGCACTCTGGCCCATCGCCGCGTGGAAGCAGTTCGAGTACCTGACACTCAACGGTGGACTCGACCCCGCCGAGGTCGGGATCGCGATCATGCGCATCGCCGAGTGCAACGACCTTGACCCCGATCCCGAGAACGGCGATGACCGGCCGCCCCGGCCGGCTGACCCGACCGAGTCTTTCCTCCACGGACTGCTGACCTTCGACAGCCTTCACGTCACCGGTGGCCTGCGAGTTACCGACACCTCCACCGGGATCACCTTCGTGCCCGGCTGCTGCGGCGGGCTGGAAGACTGGCGCGACTGGTCCTCGGTCACCGACGGCACCGGCGCTGCCATGTTCGGCCACGACCCCGTCGCTCTTGCCGAGCGCGACGGCGACACCGTTCGGCTGACCGTCGACCGCGAGCAGAGCGACAGCCCCGTGATCGAGTTGCCCGTCACCGACCTCCGCCACCTGCTGGCCGGCGCAGAACGCGACCTCACCGACTTCCACCAACTCGCAGCCAACTGGATCGCCCAACACCTCCCCGATCAGGCCATCCGCGTCACCGCCGCCGTCGCCGACGCTCTTGATCTGCTCCAACCGAACGCGGCGCCATAGAAACCACCCAAGCAACGGCCCACATCAACGCTTACACGCCCTGTCGCCCATGCCTGTCGAATCGGGCTACGTACGGTGATGATCGTGTCGGCGGGGTCGAAGAAGGCGTCGATGACGGTGGTACGCCACTCGTAGCAGCGGGCGGGCCGGTAGAAGGCGTTCTGACAGGCGCGGGTGCGTTCGACATGCCAACGCTGACTGGCCTGGACGGGCGCATTCTCCCCCTTGTGCGCGACGCGTCCGCGCAGGCAGCGTTCGCTGAGTAGCGCGCGGGTCTTGTCCGACTCGTAGCCGGCGTCCAGGTGCACGGTGATGTCGTCGGGCACCGGCCCCAGGTCCTCCAGACGGTCCAGGGTCGGAGCGAGCAACGGGGAGTCGTGGCGGTTTGCACCGGCCAGGACACGGCCCAGTGGAATGCCGTACCCGTCCGTCGTGCCCGAGCGTTTGCGCCCTGTCTGCCGCGGTCGACCGGTGGGCGGCCGGCGACCTCGCCGCGTCCGGGCGCCTTGGTGATGGAGCCGTCCACGGCGATCTGATCGAGGACCAGGCCGACGGTCCGGTCGTAGGAGTCCAGTGCGATCTGCTTGAGCCGGGCGAACACGCCGAGTCGGATCCACTCGTCGCGGCGGCTGCGGATCGTGGCAGCCGAGTGGGTCATGGCGGCGATCGCCTCGCAGCAGGACCACGAATTGATCCCAGAGCGGTTCGATGAGCCACGATGGAAGCGCGGGCACAGGCCTCCCAGGCGATCGCCTATCAGCGCGACCTTCTTAGGTAGGGCTTATCCCGGCGGGGTAGGTGGCAGGGTGGAGGTGAGTGACCATGAGGCACTTCCACCAGTTCGGCCCCCACCACGGCGGGTGGGTCTGGGTGCTGTCGGGCATCACGATGATCCTGCTCTGCCTGGTGCTGATCGCGGTGCTGGTCACCCTGGTGCGGTTCTGGTCGCACCGGTCCGGCCCCGGCGCCCAGCGCCACTACGGCGGCCCCAAGGGCCCCGGCTGGCAGCAGCACGGCGGCGCACCCGGCTGGCAGCCGCCCGCCCCGCCGCAGGACCCGGCCAAGCTGCTCGCGGACCGGCTCGCCCGGGGCGAGATCGACCCGGAGGACTACCGTCAGCGGCTCGCCGCGCTCCAGCAACCGCCGCCGGGCGCACCGGGTCTGTAAGGGATCTCTCACCGTCACCCGACCGAGGGAGGTTTGGCCCGCCGCCCGGCACTCCGTACAGTTCGTCTTTGGACCAGGCACGGTGCCGGGCCGGGCGGACGAGGAAGCAGCGGCGAGCATGACGGAGCAGGACACCCCGGAGGAGCAGATCGAGTATGGCCCGGGCATCGCGCCCGAGCGGCTGGAGCTCTTCCTCGCCGTGCTCGCCGAGCTGGACGAGCTGGAGGTCGACCACCCGGACGCGATCAAGGTCCGGATGGCCGTGGGCGGCATCTTCCGCACGCTCAAGCAGCGCCGCCGCCAGGAGACCCGGGCCCGCAAGACGGCCAACGACCGCGCCGTCACGGCGGCCACGGCCACCGGCGCCCCCGGCCGGATCGACGACGAGACCGCCGGGGCCTTCGGCCTGACCACCGCCACCACCACCGAGATCGCCGGGATCCTGGAGCGGCCCCGCTCCTGCTACACCTGCAAGACCCGGTACGTGCAGGTGGACGCGTTCTACCACCAGCTCTGCCCGCCCTGCGCCAAGGACAACCGCAGCCGCCGGGACGCCTCCGTCGACCTCAGCGGACGCCGCGCGCTGCTCACCGGCGGCCGGGCCAAGATCGGGATGTACATCGCGCTGCGGCTGCTGCGCGACGGCGCCCACACCACCATCACCACCCGCTTCCCCAAGGACGCGATCCGCCGCTTCAAGGCGATGCCGGACAGCGCCGAGTGGCTGCACCGCCTGAAGATCGTCGGCATCGACCTGCGCGACCCGGCCCAGGTGGTCGCGCTCGCCGACTCGGTGGCCGCCGAGGGCCCGCTGGACATCCTGATCAACAACGCCGCGCAGACCGTGCGCCGCTCGCCGCAGGCGTACAGCGAGCTGGTCGCGGGCGAGCAGGCCCCGCTGCCCGCCGGCGAGCTGCCCGTCTCCGAGGTGTTCGGCAGCTTCGGCAGCGGCAGCGTCGAGCGCCCGATGCTGCCCGGCCAGCCCTCCGGCACCCACGAGGCGCTGACCGCCGACGACGTGGCCGCGCTCGCCCTGGTCACCGGCTCGGCCTCGCCGGCCCGGATCGAGGCCGGCACCGCGATCGACGCCGGCGGCCTGGTGCCCGACCTGCACGACACCAACACCTGGGTGCAGACCGTCGGCGAGGTCGACCCGGTCGAGCTGCTGGAGGTGCAGCTCTGCAACGTCACCGCGCCGTTCGTGCTGGTCAGCCGCCTGCGCCCGGCGATGGCGGCCTCCACGGCCCGCCGCAAGTACGTGGTGAACGTCTCCGCGATGGAGGGCCAGTTCAGCCGCGCGTACAAGGGCGCCGGCCACCCGCACACCAACATGGCCAAGGCCGCGCTCAACATGCTCACCCGCACCTCCGCCAAGGAGATGCTGGAGACCGACGGCATCCTGATGACCGCCGTGGACACCGGCTGGATCACCGACGAGCGCCCGCACCCGGACAAGATGCGCCTCGCCGAGGAGGGCTTCCACGCCCCGCTCGACCTGGTCGACGGCGCGGCCCGGGTCTACGACCCGATCGTCCAGGGCGAGTTGGGCCAGGACCTCTACGGCTGCTTCCTCAAGGACTTCAAGCCCTCCGCCTGGTAGCACCCCCGCTGGTAGCCTCCGGTGACAACTGCTCACCGGAGGCCACCACCATGCCCACTCCCCCGCTGCTCGGTGCCGGCGTGATCGTCCCGAGCACCGACGGCCGCCACGTCCTGATCGGCCGTCGCACCACCCCCGGCGAGCCACCCACCTGGAGCCTGCCCGGCGGCAAGGTCGACCAGCCCGGCGAGTCCTTCGAGCAGGCCGCCGCCCGCGAGCTGGCCGAGGAGACCGGCCTCCAGCTGCCCGCCGCGGAGATGCGGGTGCTCGCCATGCTGCTCGACCACGCCACCGGCCGGGCCCGGCTCACCGCCGCCGTGCTGGCCCCGCCCTCCGACGCCCCGGCGCGGAATCTGGAGCCGCACAACTGCGCGGGGTGGGAGCGCGTCCCGGTCGGCGCGCTGCCCACCCCGATGTTCCTGCCCTCCGGCCTGGTGCTGGCCTCCTGGCTCCCGTCCGCGCCCTTCCCGCTGGACGGCGCCTTCCGCTACCCGGTCGGCTGAGCCCGACCCGCCGACCCCCCGGCCGAGCCCGACCAGCCGACCCCGCCCGGCCGAGCCCGACCCGCTGCCGTTGCCCGGCCGAGCCCGGTCACTCCACCCGCGCCGCGCTCCGCCCCGCCGCGAACCGGCCCGCCGCCGTGATGCTCGCCGCAGCCGCCGCCCCGGCCTGCTCGTCCGGCTGCTCCCCCTCCGCGCCCCGGCGGTGGCGCAGCGTCAGTTCACGGCTGCCGTCGGGCCGGGCGGTGAGCCGGTAGTCCCAGCCCTGTGCGGCCCCGGGCGGGCTGGCCAGCCGGACGGAGACCTCGCTCGGCCGGGTGCCCGGCTTCAGGTAGGTGGACTGCTCGATGCTGCGGATCTGCTCCACCGGATCGCCGCTCAGCTCGAACTCCTGCCGCAGCGGCAGGTCCGGGCCCTCGCCGGAGACGGTCAAGTGGAGCCGCCCGACCGTGGGCAGCCCGCTCTGGAGCAGTGGGCGGGCCGCGTCCGAGGCAGTGGCCATCGCGGCGGTGACCAGCTCGTTGGCCGGGCCGTGGTCCGTCCACGCCTCGCGGTGCACCTGGTACGGATCCTGCTCGGGCCAGCCGTCCTGCGCCCCGGCGACCAGGTCGTCCAGGGTGACCGGCCCCTCGGCCTGCTTGCGCTCCACGTAGTCGAGCACCTGGCGCACCTCCTCGCCCTTGAGCGGGGTGCCCGCCGGCTTGCCGAGCAGGTCGCCCAGCAGGGCGGAGGTGGCGGTCGAGGAGCCGCCGGAGAGTTCGACCAGTCGGTGCGCCGCCTGGATGTGGGCCTCACCGGCCGCCGTCCCGGCGGTGAACCCGCTGCCGTAGGCCGCCCGGCCGACCCGGGCGGTGCCCATCAGCTGCTCGCGCTCGGCGGGCGTGGCGGTGGCCTGGTCGAACGGGTGGCCGCCCCCGCTCACCACCTGGTGGACGTCCTCCAGTAGCCCGGCCCCCTCGCCGGAGCGCAGCTCACCGCTGTGGTGGTCCTCGGTGAAGGCCAGGTAGTGGTCACCCGGCAGGTCCACCGCAGTGGTCTCGGACAGCGGGATGTCCACCGTGAAGGGCACCACGCCCTTCTCCTTGACCGGGTTGCGGTTGCCGTCGAAGAGGGTCACCTCCACCTCGGCGTGACCGCTGTAACGAGCCATCGGGGTGGGGTACTTGGCGTTGTTGACCACCTGGCCCGAATCGCCGTGCGTGCCGCCCTCGCGCCACAGCCGCTGGGTCCCGCCGGTGATCGCCGGGTTGTGGCTGGTGATCCCGGCGGTGACCCTGGCGCCGACCTGGCCCTGCGCCCCCGCGTTCTTCGAGACCAGTTCCGCATGGGTGGTCCCGGAGGAGGTGTTGTTGGACGGACTCAGCTCGACCGCCTTGTCGGTGTCCCCATGCTCCAGGGAGACGATCTTGACGCCGACCTCCACCCCCTTGCCGCCGGCCAGCGTCACCCGCTTGCTCGGGATGCTCGCCGCCACCTCCGAGCCCTGGGTCGCGGTGCCGAACAGCGCCGACAGGTGGCTGTGCGAGGTGACGGACCCGACCAGCGGCTGCATCTCCTCCCAGGTCTTCTTGCCGAAGTACTCCGGCCCCCGCAGCCGCACCAGGTCCTGGACCCCGCCGACGTCGCCGAGGTGGCGCAGCACGTCGGTGTCACGCAGCCCGGTGTCCCAGACCCGCTCCGGCGGCACCTGGACGCTGACCCGCTCGGGCGCCTCGGCCGGGAGGGTCCGCGGCGGCCGCTCCGGGCCCGCCGTCTCAGCGGAAGGCTTCGGCGCCTCGGCGGAGGGCTTCGACGGCACCGGCCGGGTCTCGCTCGTCTCGACGATGGTCTCGAAGCCGATCGCCGCGGTGCGCCGCTGGTGGACGGACGGGCCGACCAGGGGCCGCCGGGTGATCGTGAACTGCAGCTCCGCCTCGCCCCGGTAGGCGCTGCCGGGCACCTTGGCCTTGGTGGCGGAGCCGGCGCCGGTGCCGGTGTTCCGGACGTCCACGTGGTCGTGGCCCCGGCCACCGGTACCGGTCAGGCCGGCCGTCACCGACACGGGTGCGCCCGGCACGGGGACGGCTGCCGTCGCGCCGAAGACGCCCTGGTGGCTGTTGCCGGTGCCCTCGGTGTCCGCGAAGGACCGCTGGACGTCCGTGCCGGTGTTGAACTCGGTGGTACCCGAGTCGCCCAGGTGCTCCATCCGGTCGCGCAGCACCGCGCCGACCCTGACGGTGGTGCGCCCGTGCCGCACCACGATCTCGTCCCCGGCCGTCATGCCCTTCAGCCGGGACTGCAGCCGGTCCGGGGTGAGCTCCGCCTCCAGCTTGCGGTGGATGCCCGCCCAGTCGCTGCTGAACGGATTGCGCTCCGTCGGCGAAGGACCGGAGGTCCGGCGCGAGGCGGCGGGCTTCCACCCGGCCTCCACCTGGGAGAGCACGGACTCCCCCAGCGTCCGCCGCGGCCCGGGCGGGATCTCCGCCTTGCCGTCCGCCGTACCCTCGACCTTGCCGTGCCCAGCTTCCGGCAGCGCGTGGATGTCGGTGACGATCGCCGAGGAGTCCAGCCTGCGCCCCTCCACGAACCCCTTCGGCTGTGTCGTCGTAGTCCGCTCCACCGGCCCGCCGACCGGCTCTGCGTCGCGCATCGGCACGGCCACCCTGGCCACCGTGTCCACCTGCTGGGTGTGCGAGCCGTCGTCCACCCCCAGGCGCTTGAACGTGACCTTCACGTCGTACGCGGCGCCCACGTCGAAGATCACGGCCGGCTCCACGTGCTTGCCCCGGTTGGAGGCCGAGCCGACGGTCTCCACGCCGTTGGCGTAGGTGCGGTCGATCCGGTGGCTGTAGCCGCCCCCGACGGTGACGAACGGGGCCCGCACATTGAACCGGCCGCCGGCGTCGAGGCGCTCGCGCCGGTCCCGCACATTGCCCTGGCCCCGGGAGGAGCGGGTGCCGGACTCGAACTCGTACTTCTCCGCCGTGGAGTGGTAGGCGCTGTCCGTCACCCTGGCGGTGACGGTGACCTCGGCCTTCCAGGTGGTGCCGGAGACGGTCTCGGTGATCTTCCCGCCCCGGGTGAGCTGGGAGAGCTGGGCCTTGAGCGCGACCCGGTCGAAGGTGGCCCCGATCCGCTGGCGCACCTCCTCCGAGGGCTCGCCGTACTTGGACCGGACGGCGTCCTCCACCGTGGTGCGCACCTTGTCCGCGCCACTCAGGGTGTGCACCACGTACGAGGCGTTCAGCTCCTGCTGTTCCCGCATCCGGCGCGGCGCGGTGTGGGTGGCCGCCGGCCGGTCGAGCTCCACGGCCTCCCGGCCGGCCCCGTCCGGACGGCCGCCCGCTGCGGGCTCGGTCGACTCGGCCGACTCGGTCGGCGGCTTGAACGCGATCGCGCCGTCCTCGCCGACCGGCGCCTCGGTCTTGACGGTGTCCCGGGCGTCCAGGCCCACCTCGACATGCAGCGGCGCCGAGACCTCGGACTTGCCCTCCGGCTTCTCGCCGGGCCGTCCGAAGTGCACGTCCACGGCCAGGTGAGCACCGTAGATCACCTGCGGCGCGCTGTACTTTCCGTTGGCGTACACCCGGTCGGCCTGCCGACCCTGCCCGCCGACCCGTTCGCGCTGCTGGCCGGTGGTGACGGCACCCAGGTCGGCGCCGGGCGTGCCCTTGGCGACGGTGCCACTGAACTGGCCGGTCGCCGCCACGGTACGCGACTCCAGGCGGCGGTCCACGCTGAACGTGCTGGTCTCGCTCACCGTGTTGAGCTCGGCCTTGCCGTCCTCGCGGCGGAAGGTCATCGACTCGACCCGGGCCGTCGCCGTGACGACCAGGCTCTCCTTGCCGGGGACCTTCACCTCCAGCGGCTCACCCCGGGTCATCCCGGTCAGCCGGGCGGCCAGGTTCGGCTGGCTGAAGCCGCGCAGCACCTCACCCCGGACGGCGTCCCAGTCGTCGCCGAAACGTTCCCGCCCCTTGGCGTCCACGGCCGCCCGCAGCGCGGCGGTGGTCTCCACATCGCGCACCACGACGGTCTCACCCAGGCCGCCCCGGTCGTCGCCGCCGTGCCAGACCGAATCCGGCGGCCCGGCGACCTCCTGGGTCTTCGGCGGGGCGGTCCCCTCGGTCTCGACAGTCTTGGCGGTCTCGGTCGCCTTGCCCGCCTCGGCGGTCTCGGTCGCCTTGCCCGCCTCGGCGGCCTTCGGGGTGGTGTCGGCGCGGTCCACCAGCAGCCGGACGTCGGCCGTGCCCGCCGGGTGCGTGTCGGGCTTGCCGTTGAACGAGAGCTCGAAGTGCACCGGGCCCTCGTACCGGACGCCGGGCACCTTGGACTTGCTGGTCAGCTGAGCCGCCCGGCTGTCGCCCGAGATCTCGATCCGGTCCCGGCCGAGCCGCCCGGCGCCGCCGACGCCCATCGAGACGGGAGCCGGGCGCAGGGTGTTCGCCAGGCCGAGCTGCCCCGCGTTTCCACGGCTCTTCGCGCTGCTGCGCACCTGCTGGACGCTGGTGCCGATGTTGAACTCGGTCTCCTTGGTGGTGCCGGTCTGGTGCAGGTCGCCGACCCGCGCACTGATCTCGACCGAGCCGATGGTCCGGCCGCGCCGGTCGGTCAGCGCGACCGTGACCGGCTCACCGGCCGTCATGCTCTTCAAATCCCGCTGGAGCCGGGGGAAGTCCACCTCGGCGAGCACCTTCTCGCGCAGCGCGGGCCAGTCCTTGCCGAACTCCTTCCTGGCCGCCTCGTCCACGTGGTCGAGCAGCCCCTCCACCGGGCGGTGGCCCTCGGACCCGCCGTGCGGCGACAGGTCCAGCACGATCTCCTGCCCGCCGACCCGGCCGTCCCGCAGGCGCTGCGGGGGTGTCCGCAGCTCGCCGACCGCATCGCCCTCGGCCCGGACCGGGCGGGCCACGGTCATTCCGAGGTCCACCGTCTCGGTGTGCCCGCCGGAGCCGGTGCTCACCGGGGTGTGGTCGTGGCGCAGGTCGCCGAAGTCGAGCTCCAGCCGCATCGTCGACTTGAACACGTCGGCGGGCTCGGAGGTCTTCGACCGCGCCACCATGCCGCCGAGATCCAGGTTGACCTCGCCGTGCCCACGGTCGTGGTGGTAGGCCGCCAACTCCGCCGGCTCGGCGCCGGCCACCGTCTGCCGGGCCTGGATGCCGATGTTGGACTGCCACTGCACGTCGTGCTGGCTTCCGGTCGACACCGTCCGGTCGGCGCCGTTCTCGAACTCGATCTTCTCGGTACGCAGGTGCGTCGACTCGGTGAGCTCGCCACGCAGCTTGACGCTGCCACTCCAGCCGTTGCCCTCCAACTTGGCCGTCCACGTCTCGCCCCGGGAGAGGGCGCTGACCATCGGGCGCAGCGTCGCCGGGCCGAAGTGCGCGTCAGCGAAGGCCCGAGCAGCCGCCCGGTCCCCCGGCACGGCCCGTTCGAGGACGGCCAAGACCTTGTCCCGGACAGCCGTCTCGTGCTCGGTCAGCCCGACCACCAGGTCGGACCCCTCGATCCGCTTGGGCCCGGCGGGCGGCTTCGGCCCGCCCCCACCCTCACCCTCCGGCTTCGGCGTCTCGGGCGCGGGCGGCTTCGCCGGCTGCTCACTGCTCTCCGCCTCCGCCGGGTCCTTCGGTACAGTCGGCTCCGCGCCGGCCTTCTCTTCCGTGGTCTTCTTCTCGGTCGCCTTCTGCTGGGCGGGGTCGTTCGTGTGCTGGTGCGCGGCAGGGGTGGCCGGCGGGTGGGGGTCCTGCGGCGCGCGCGGGGGCGGCTCGCTGCCGTCGTAGTGGTTGCCCCGGTGGTAGACCGTCACCGGCCGCCCGTCCGCCGGACCGAAGACGGCCCGTGGCACCCCGTCATGCCCGAGCACCCGCAGCCGCAGGCCCAGCGCATGGGCTGCCGCCGCCGGCAGCATCTCACCCTCGGTGGTGAGCCAACGCCGCTCCCAGTCCCGGGCGGTCCGGAGCAGGGCGGCCCGCTCGCGCGCCG from Kitasatospora sp. MMS16-BH015 encodes:
- a CDS encoding transposase, translating into MPALPSWLIEPLWDQFVVLLRGDRRHDPLGCHDPQPPRRVDPTRRVRPAQADRTGLLRPDRRPGPRSDRRGRLHHQGARTRRGRRPPTGRPRQTGRKRSGTTDGYGIPLGRVLAGANRHDSPLLAPTLDRLEDLGPVPDDITVHLDAGYESDKTRALLSERCLRGRVAHKGENAPVQASQRWHVERTRACQNAFYRPARCYEWRTTVIDAFFDPADTIITVRSPIRQAWATGRVSVDVGRCLGGFYGAAFGWSRSRASATAAVTRMA
- a CDS encoding SHOCT domain-containing protein, with the translated sequence MRHFHQFGPHHGGWVWVLSGITMILLCLVLIAVLVTLVRFWSHRSGPGAQRHYGGPKGPGWQQHGGAPGWQPPAPPQDPAKLLADRLARGEIDPEDYRQRLAALQQPPPGAPGL
- a CDS encoding NUDIX hydrolase, with amino-acid sequence MPTPPLLGAGVIVPSTDGRHVLIGRRTTPGEPPTWSLPGGKVDQPGESFEQAAARELAEETGLQLPAAEMRVLAMLLDHATGRARLTAAVLAPPSDAPARNLEPHNCAGWERVPVGALPTPMFLPSGLVLASWLPSAPFPLDGAFRYPVG
- a CDS encoding SDR family oxidoreductase, whose protein sequence is MTEQDTPEEQIEYGPGIAPERLELFLAVLAELDELEVDHPDAIKVRMAVGGIFRTLKQRRRQETRARKTANDRAVTAATATGAPGRIDDETAGAFGLTTATTTEIAGILERPRSCYTCKTRYVQVDAFYHQLCPPCAKDNRSRRDASVDLSGRRALLTGGRAKIGMYIALRLLRDGAHTTITTRFPKDAIRRFKAMPDSAEWLHRLKIVGIDLRDPAQVVALADSVAAEGPLDILINNAAQTVRRSPQAYSELVAGEQAPLPAGELPVSEVFGSFGSGSVERPMLPGQPSGTHEALTADDVAALALVTGSASPARIEAGTAIDAGGLVPDLHDTNTWVQTVGEVDPVELLEVQLCNVTAPFVLVSRLRPAMAASTARRKYVVNVSAMEGQFSRAYKGAGHPHTNMAKAALNMLTRTSAKEMLETDGILMTAVDTGWITDERPHPDKMRLAEEGFHAPLDLVDGAARVYDPIVQGELGQDLYGCFLKDFKPSAW